The Planctomycetota bacterium genome segment CCGCCGACACTTGGGGCGCGCGGGATACTCCCCACGAGGCCTTCGTGCGCCTCACCCCGGGCCCGCGGTCGAGTTGACTCCCGATCGACGGCATCCGTACCCTCTGGTTGTTGGATGGAGCAGGGCCCCGACACACCCCCCTCACTGGACCGTCCACCCCCTAACAATGAACCTCCCGCGCACCACCCTCGTCGCTGTCTGTCTCGCCGTCGTCTCGGCCGCGCCCGCCGTGGCCCAGGACTGGGCGAAGAAGATGTTCACCGAAACCTCCCACAACTTCGGCACCGTCGCCCGGGGCGCGAAGACGGAGCACCGGTTCGTCTTCGCCAACACCTACAAGGAAGACGTCCACGTCGTCTCCGTGCGGTCGAGTTGCGGGTGCACCTCCCCCAAGGTCTCCCGCCACGACCTGAAGACCGGGGAGAGTGCCGAGATCATCGCCACGTTCAACACCCACTCGTTCGTCGGCCAGCGCGGCGCCACGCTGACGGTGACGTTCGACAAGCCGTTCTATGCCGAGGTCCAGCTCCGGGTCAGCGGCAACATCCGCGGCGACGTCGCCTTCACCCCCGCGTTCGTCGACCTCGGCAAGGTGCCCTTCGGGAGCGGCGCCGAGCAGAAGGTCCGCGTCTCTCGGTCGGGTGATTTCCCCTGGGTGATCCAGGATGTCCGGAGCGTCAATTCCAATTTCGAAGTCATGCTCTCGAAGCCGCAGCGGAGCGGCGGCCAGTCGTCGTACGACCTCACCTTCCGGCTCAAGCCCGGGGCTCCGGCGGGGTTCCTCAAGGGCCAGTTGATCCTCGTCACCAACGACCCGCGGGCGACGCAGATCCCGATGGACGTCGAGGGTTTGATCGTGGCCCCGGTCACCGTCAGCCCGCAGCTGCTGGCGATGGGCGCCGTCCCCTGTGGCGGGACGGTGACGAAGAACGTCGTCGTCAAGGCCGACCGGCCGTTCAAGGTGACGGGCATCGATTGCGGCGACGACTGCATCACCTGCCCGGCGAAGCCCGAGCCGGCCCTGGTCCACATCCTGCCGGTGACGTTCAAGGCCGGCGACGCGACCGGCAAGATCGAGCGCGAGCTGAAGATCGCCACCGACCTGGGCGAGAACGTCGTCCCGAGCGTGTTGGTGCAGGCCACGGTCGAGCCGGCTGCCGAGGCCCCGCCGGCCAACGGCGCGGGGCCGGCGACATCCGCCGCCGCGGCGTTGTGAACCGCCCGGCGCTTTTCGGCACGCAGGCGCGGGCGTGGTGGCTCACCCGGGCCGCCACGCCCCGCTCGCTTTCCGGTGCTGGCCGCGGCGACGTCGGGCCAGGCCGATCTACCGGCTCCCGAGGGGCCGGTAGTCGCGCGGGGCAGGGCCGGCGTAGAGCGACAGGGGGCGGATGAGCCGATTGTCCCCCGCCTGTTCGATGACGTGGGCCGTCCAGCCGCTCATCCGGGCGACGACGAAGATCGGCGTGAACACCTTCACCGGCAGGCCGAGGGCGTGGTAGACGCGGGCTGCCGGCCAGTCGAGGTTCGGCCGCAGCCCCTTGCGCTCGAGCATGATCTCCTCGACGCGCCGCGCCAGCGTCTCCAGGTCCTCGCCGGGCGTGCCGCGGACCATCGCGGCGCACAGCTCGCCGAGGAGCTTCGCCCGGACGTCGCCGTGCTTGTAGACACGGTGGCCGAACCCCATCACGACGCGTTTGCCGGCGAACTGCTCCTCGAGCCAGGGGGCGGCCCGATCGGCCGCGCCGATCGCGGCGAGGACCTCGAGGACCTTCTCATTGGCACCGCCGTGGAGCGGGCCCTTGAGGGTGCCGATCGCCGCCACGATCGCCGAATGCATGTCGGAGCCTGTCGAAACCACCGTCCGGGCGGCGAACGTCGAGGCGTTGAACTCGTGCTCGGCGTAGAGGACGAGGGTCGCCCCGAAGGCCGCGACAGCGGCCGCGGTGGGGGCGGCGCCAGTGAGTCGCTCGAGGAGCGCCGGGGCCAGCGCCGCATCGGGCCAGCGGGCCACGGGGCGCCCGGCGACGAGGTCGAGCCAGGCGGCGAGAATCGCCGGCACTTGGCCGATGAGCCGCTCGGCCGCGGCGACGAGGGCGGCATGGGGTCCCGGGGCCTCGTCGCGCGTGATCTGGCCGAGGATGCTGACGCCGGTCCGGAGGGCGTCCATCGGCGCCGCCTCCGGCTCGCGGGCGGCGAGCAGGGCCAGGGCATCGATCACGGTCCGGTCGGGCGTTGCCGCGGCCGCTTGGACGCGCGCCGTGAACCGGCCGTGTTCGGCGCGGTCGGGTAACTCGCCGTGGAGAAGCAGGTAGGCGACATCCTCGAAGTCGGCCGCCCGGGCGAGCGGCTCGATCCCGTAGCCCCGGTAGCGGAGGCCGCTGTCGAGCGACGAGATCGCCGTCTCACCGGCGATCACGCCGGCCAGACCGCGGGCGACAGGCGGGGGTCCGCCGGCCGCGGTGCCGGCGTCGGAATTGGGAGCGGTCATCGCGGCGAGGCTCCATCGGCTCCCGTCGCGCCTCCGAGGCCGTTGGCCTCGAGCCAGCGCTCCGGGTGGGCGGGATCGTAGTCGAGCAGTTCGTACAGCTCCTCCCGCGACTGCATGCTGTCGACGAGCTCCTCCTGCGAGCCCTCTTCGGCGAGGATCGCCAGCCCCGCCTCCATCGCCGTCATCGCCAGGCGGAGGAGTGTCATCGGGTAGAGGACCGCGGCGAATCCGGCCGACTCCAGGTCGTCGCGGTCGAGGAGCGGCCCGGCGCCGAACTCGGTCATGTTGGCCACCAGCGGCAGCCGGCCGCGGAAAACGCCGCCGACCGTGGTGAACTCATCGCGCGTGGCCAGCGCCTCGGGAAACAGCCAGTCGGCGCCGGCGTCGCGGTAGGCCTCGAGCCGGCGGAGGCAGTCGTCGAGGCCGGCGACGCCCCGCGCGTCGGACCGGGCGATGATCACCAGATCGCGGTCGCGCCGGGCCTCGGCCGCGGCGGCCACCTTTTCGGCCATCTCGGCGGCGGCGATCACCTGCTTGCCGGCGAGGTGGCCGCAGCGCTTGCCGACGGCGACCTGGTCTTCGATCTGGATCGCCGCCGCCCCGGCTTCCTCGAGGAGCCGGACGGTGCGGGCCACCTCGTCGGGACCGCCGAACCCGGTGTCGGCATCGACGACGAGCGGAATCGTCACCGCCCGGGCGAGGATCCGGGTCTGCTCGACCAGCTGCGCGCGGGAGAACAGTCCGACGTCGGGCACGGCGAGGCCACCGGCCGACAGCGCGGCGCCCGACAGGTAGACGGCGTCGAAGCCGGAGCGTTCGACGAGTTTCGCGGCGATCGCCAGTGGCGCTCCGACGATCGCGATCTGCCCGGCAGCCACTGCGGAACGGAGCGCGGCGCCGCCGGCGGCCGTGGCGGGGCCTGCCGGGGCGGGAGGGACGGCTTCGGGTTGCATGCCGCTCACTGTATCCTGCCGGAGGGTTGCCGTCGCCCGTGCGAGATCGTCCGGGAAACCAAGGCCGTTTCATGCAGCGACCGGTCCAGTCGACGGCGGCGGTGATCGGGGAGCTGGCAGTGCTCACGCTTCTCTGCGCGGCGACCGGGGCCTGGCCGGTGCCCGACGTCAACGAGACGGTCTACCTCACCAAGGCCCGCCACGCGGCCGATCCCGACTTTGGCCGCGGCGATTTCTTTCTCGAGACACCCGACGGCCACGGGCTGTTTTTCCGTCTCTTCGGCGCGATCGCGGCGGAAATGCCCCTCGAGTCGGCGGCCTGGGTGGGCCGCTGGGCCGGCTGGCTGGCCGTGGCCGTGGGAGCCTG includes the following:
- a CDS encoding DUF1573 domain-containing protein, producing the protein MNLPRTTLVAVCLAVVSAAPAVAQDWAKKMFTETSHNFGTVARGAKTEHRFVFANTYKEDVHVVSVRSSCGCTSPKVSRHDLKTGESAEIIATFNTHSFVGQRGATLTVTFDKPFYAEVQLRVSGNIRGDVAFTPAFVDLGKVPFGSGAEQKVRVSRSGDFPWVIQDVRSVNSNFEVMLSKPQRSGGQSSYDLTFRLKPGAPAGFLKGQLILVTNDPRATQIPMDVEGLIVAPVTVSPQLLAMGAVPCGGTVTKNVVVKADRPFKVTGIDCGDDCITCPAKPEPALVHILPVTFKAGDATGKIERELKIATDLGENVVPSVLVQATVEPAAEAPPANGAGPATSAAAAL
- a CDS encoding citrate synthase (catalyzes the formation of citrate from acetyl-CoA and oxaloacetate), which codes for MTAPNSDAGTAAGGPPPVARGLAGVIAGETAISSLDSGLRYRGYGIEPLARAADFEDVAYLLLHGELPDRAEHGRFTARVQAAAATPDRTVIDALALLAAREPEAAPMDALRTGVSILGQITRDEAPGPHAALVAAAERLIGQVPAILAAWLDLVAGRPVARWPDAALAPALLERLTGAAPTAAAVAAFGATLVLYAEHEFNASTFAARTVVSTGSDMHSAIVAAIGTLKGPLHGGANEKVLEVLAAIGAADRAAPWLEEQFAGKRVVMGFGHRVYKHGDVRAKLLGELCAAMVRGTPGEDLETLARRVEEIMLERKGLRPNLDWPAARVYHALGLPVKVFTPIFVVARMSGWTAHVIEQAGDNRLIRPLSLYAGPAPRDYRPLGSR
- a CDS encoding methylisocitrate lyase yields the protein MQPEAVPPAPAGPATAAGGAALRSAVAAGQIAIVGAPLAIAAKLVERSGFDAVYLSGAALSAGGLAVPDVGLFSRAQLVEQTRILARAVTIPLVVDADTGFGGPDEVARTVRLLEEAGAAAIQIEDQVAVGKRCGHLAGKQVIAAAEMAEKVAAAAEARRDRDLVIIARSDARGVAGLDDCLRRLEAYRDAGADWLFPEALATRDEFTTVGGVFRGRLPLVANMTEFGAGPLLDRDDLESAGFAAVLYPMTLLRLAMTAMEAGLAILAEEGSQEELVDSMQSREELYELLDYDPAHPERWLEANGLGGATGADGASPR